A stretch of Trichocoleus sp. FACHB-46 DNA encodes these proteins:
- a CDS encoding transposase produces the protein MSFSKLEYCQYLLSSPVNYTVTNLADHLADISHDHINRYLRGEKLTPRLLWDNVKPLLQPSSTAYLLFDDTVLDKRHSASIELVRRQYSGNEHRVIRGIGLISCVYVNGETGQFWVIDYRLYDPDGDGQSKLDHVATMLDGVVYSKQLPFATVLMDSWYATQKLMAQIDQFEKLYYCPLKTNRRVDGSGGTQPYQRIDELSWSVEELQKGRQDLRRSNIRLEQ, from the coding sequence ATGAGCTTTAGCAAACTCGAATACTGCCAATACCTGCTCAGCAGCCCGGTTAACTACACAGTGACGAACTTGGCTGACCACCTGGCGGACATCAGCCATGACCACATCAACCGCTATTTGCGCGGCGAAAAGTTAACCCCTCGCCTGTTGTGGGACAACGTTAAACCGCTGCTGCAACCATCCTCAACTGCTTATCTATTGTTCGACGATACTGTCCTAGATAAGCGGCATTCCGCATCCATTGAACTGGTCAGACGACAATACAGCGGCAATGAGCATCGCGTGATTCGGGGCATTGGCTTGATTAGTTGTGTATACGTCAACGGTGAAACTGGACAGTTTTGGGTCATTGACTACCGACTCTATGACCCCGATGGCGACGGGCAGAGCAAACTCGATCACGTTGCAACCATGCTCGATGGCGTGGTGTACAGCAAGCAGTTACCGTTTGCAACGGTGTTGATGGACAGTTGGTATGCCACCCAAAAGTTGATGGCACAGATTGACCAGTTCGAGAAGCTGTATTACTGCCCGCTCAAAACGAACCGACGCGTCGATGGCAGCGGCGGCACTCAACCCTACCAACGGATTGACGAGCTGTCCTGGAGTGTTGAGGAGTTGCAAAAAGGTAGGCAGGACTTACGCAGGAGCAATATTAGACTGGAGCAATGA
- a CDS encoding ParA family protein, producing MIITIVAYKGGVGKTTTAIHLACYLQKKAPTLLIDGDANRSALGWAQRGILPFKVVDERQGPKFARQFEHIVIDTAARPGADDLKAIAEGCDLMIIPSSPDALAMEALAQTVEAMRELGADQYRILITLTSPKPNKDAELARATLTEAGLPVFESEIRRLLAFQRAALVGVPVYEVKDSMAKIAWRCYEAVGHEVLA from the coding sequence ATGATAATCACAATCGTTGCCTACAAAGGTGGGGTTGGCAAAACCACCACGGCCATCCACTTGGCCTGCTACTTGCAGAAAAAAGCCCCTACCTTACTTATTGATGGAGATGCCAACCGCTCTGCTCTCGGTTGGGCACAGCGGGGAATTTTGCCCTTCAAGGTGGTGGATGAGCGGCAAGGTCCAAAGTTTGCTCGGCAGTTTGAGCACATCGTCATTGATACCGCAGCTCGACCGGGAGCAGATGACCTAAAGGCGATCGCTGAAGGCTGCGACTTGATGATCATCCCTTCCTCGCCAGATGCCTTAGCAATGGAAGCTTTGGCGCAAACTGTTGAGGCTATGCGAGAGCTTGGAGCAGACCAGTATAGAATCCTCATCACTCTGACCTCACCCAAGCCAAATAAGGATGCGGAATTAGCGCGAGCCACTTTAACTGAAGCTGGATTGCCAGTCTTCGAATCTGAAATTAGACGGCTCCTTGCATTCCAGCGAGCTGCTTTGGTCGGGGTACCCGTTTACGAGGTTAAGGATTCAATGGCAAAAATCGCTTGGCGCTGCTACGAAGCCGTTGGGCATGAGGTGTTGGCATGA
- a CDS encoding FHA domain-containing protein, with protein MQQIHCLVVEYEKNRREFILSNPIYSIGSDPKCDICLISQFVSRRHATLVQLPYEDGSYYYRIMDGNLKGKPSANGLLINGHKLQAHDLQNEDVIIFGPGIQAGYAVRATN; from the coding sequence ATGCAGCAGATCCATTGCCTGGTTGTTGAATACGAGAAAAACCGCCGAGAATTCATTCTTAGCAATCCTATTTACTCAATTGGGAGCGATCCTAAATGCGATATTTGCCTGATTTCTCAGTTTGTCTCTCGTCGTCATGCCACCCTAGTCCAGCTACCTTACGAAGATGGCAGCTATTACTACCGGATTATGGATGGTAATCTCAAGGGCAAACCTAGTGCGAATGGCCTCTTAATTAATGGGCATAAGCTGCAAGCCCATGACCTACAAAATGAAGATGTAATTATATTTGGACCAGGAATTCAGGCTGGTTACGCTGTAAGAGCAACAAATTGA
- a CDS encoding ETX/MTX2 family pore-forming toxin, protein MSNVYVAMRATGGSGGNPFGFYGGTNGTLLQKIGVWAEGWMVKAVRVWLTDGTMQTFGNPSGSYKEHSFQPGERMTRLSLWGNGKGSRLGWIEFATDKGITFSHGMTDWKRNQEYPIDIGSGICCGVFGRAGSDIDNMGFVFLQKIRSSRLTDVTYPTLGLQMAAIEPRVIDSEEFHNSTSREQTQTFSVEEKITRKSSWSITAGLEYSYTSKVEAGIPEVATVGAESTWKVSISGTYGKEETEESTKRYDFPVVCPPNSRVKATATIKEGKLSVPYKGVIEVVLEAGSSFRYPIEGIYEGVSCSEVYFDIEEIGAAGYELFWNGQRVGHEPTWTRQQAIENLEWNKTQRPDVLVEGWYNGEKMGYELFLDTVRVKFEPTWTRQQAIADLRWQKLQNQGKNYKGWFNGEDLNTLAAKAEAIPVTV, encoded by the coding sequence ATGTCTAATGTGTATGTTGCTATGCGTGCTACCGGTGGTAGTGGCGGTAATCCCTTTGGATTCTACGGTGGTACGAACGGCACTCTACTTCAAAAAATTGGTGTTTGGGCTGAAGGGTGGATGGTCAAAGCAGTCCGGGTATGGCTTACTGATGGCACAATGCAAACCTTTGGCAATCCCAGCGGCTCTTACAAGGAGCACAGTTTTCAGCCTGGCGAACGCATGACCCGTCTGTCCTTATGGGGGAATGGAAAAGGAAGTCGCCTAGGCTGGATTGAGTTTGCCACCGATAAGGGTATTACGTTCAGTCATGGCATGACCGATTGGAAACGCAACCAAGAATATCCAATTGATATTGGTTCTGGAATTTGTTGTGGGGTTTTTGGCAGGGCTGGATCTGACATCGACAATATGGGTTTTGTCTTCTTGCAGAAGATTCGGAGCAGTCGATTAACAGATGTCACATATCCCACATTGGGGCTACAAATGGCTGCAATTGAACCTAGAGTGATTGACTCAGAAGAGTTTCACAACAGTACCAGCAGGGAGCAGACCCAAACTTTTAGTGTTGAAGAAAAAATTACCCGGAAGTCGTCTTGGTCGATTACAGCAGGGCTAGAGTACTCCTACACCTCAAAAGTAGAAGCTGGCATTCCTGAAGTTGCCACGGTTGGCGCAGAATCAACTTGGAAAGTGAGTATTTCGGGTACCTATGGCAAGGAAGAGACTGAAGAATCCACCAAGAGATATGATTTTCCAGTGGTTTGTCCACCCAATTCGAGAGTAAAGGCAACAGCAACCATCAAAGAAGGAAAACTATCAGTGCCCTACAAAGGAGTGATAGAAGTTGTGCTGGAGGCAGGTAGCTCGTTTCGCTATCCAATCGAAGGAATCTATGAAGGAGTTTCCTGTTCTGAGGTGTATTTTGATATAGAAGAGATTGGGGCGGCAGGATACGAACTCTTTTGGAATGGTCAACGAGTCGGACATGAACCTACTTGGACTCGTCAACAAGCGATCGAAAATCTGGAGTGGAACAAAACTCAACGGCCAGATGTATTGGTTGAGGGGTGGTATAACGGCGAGAAAATGGGATATGAACTATTTTTAGATACTGTACGAGTTAAATTCGAACCTACTTGGACTCGTCAACAAGCGATCGCAGACCTGAGATGGCAGAAACTTCAGAATCAAGGAAAAAATTACAAAGGCTGGTTTAACGGTGAGGATCTAAACACCTTAGCAGCAAAAGCAGAAGCAATTCCGGTAACTGTTTAG